A window from Pirellulales bacterium encodes these proteins:
- a CDS encoding polymorphic toxin-type HINT domain-containing protein — MRLSRIMRQVAAVAFALQFFAVASLAADQGQQKSSTSAASNTAAQLVHKALVAEAAGETERRTEYLKDALVADPDYAPAHWQSGEVRIGDQWLKVESAASHATRTGKVAKYRQLRDAGHNTTNEHLQLARWCAADGLADQERFHLLWATQSVTTKKQRLEIVKRLNLVRYQGTMMPPAQAELLKSQAKTHDKAMQEWKPRIVAIRRDIEGRDAKKQAAAFNQLRSIKDPAAIPALEAVLVNCKPDVLEVALATIAAMSGQSATDSLIRHVVFCEDESVRQAAAEALTPRSIYSYAPTLMSALQSPVEVQFDSVFVNGQYRHRLTLFQEGPLMDQSFVSNGGSHEDVRVVTHPMTHRATDYYDHYTPDPTANTDALHAERELSANVVRTAMNQRVTSALQVATGNDFGAEPAPWWDWWLNYNEMYQPPYKPVSQVVVNNTPAVPYTYRVSSVSCFVAGTPVQTTTGPMPIEQVKPGECVLAQDPDSGELTYKPVIVTTVRPPSPLVEIQLERETIRATRGHPFWVSGIGWQMAKELQAGQWLHTTSGPAQIESVEQTGEAECFNMIVADFNTYFVGDAQVLVHDNNLRQVTTATVPGMVDP, encoded by the coding sequence ATGCGGTTGTCGCGCATCATGCGGCAGGTCGCCGCGGTGGCGTTTGCGCTGCAGTTTTTCGCCGTGGCGTCGTTGGCTGCCGACCAAGGCCAACAGAAATCATCAACAAGCGCCGCGTCTAATACGGCAGCGCAGCTCGTGCATAAGGCGCTCGTCGCTGAAGCTGCCGGGGAGACGGAACGCCGCACGGAGTATCTCAAAGACGCTCTTGTCGCTGACCCTGATTATGCGCCCGCACATTGGCAATCGGGCGAAGTGCGCATCGGCGATCAATGGCTGAAGGTCGAGTCCGCGGCGTCGCATGCAACCCGGACGGGCAAGGTTGCCAAATACCGTCAGCTTCGCGACGCGGGGCACAACACGACGAACGAGCACCTGCAGCTTGCCCGCTGGTGCGCGGCCGATGGTCTTGCGGATCAGGAGCGATTCCACCTGCTGTGGGCCACGCAATCGGTAACGACAAAAAAACAACGATTGGAAATCGTTAAGCGGCTCAACCTGGTTCGCTATCAGGGGACCATGATGCCTCCCGCACAGGCGGAACTGCTCAAGTCGCAGGCGAAAACGCACGACAAAGCCATGCAGGAATGGAAGCCGCGGATCGTGGCGATCCGTCGCGACATCGAAGGCCGAGACGCGAAAAAACAGGCCGCGGCATTCAATCAACTGCGCTCAATTAAGGACCCGGCCGCCATACCCGCGCTTGAGGCAGTCTTAGTCAATTGCAAACCGGATGTCCTCGAAGTTGCGCTCGCAACGATTGCAGCAATGTCTGGCCAATCAGCCACAGATTCATTGATCCGCCACGTCGTCTTTTGCGAAGACGAGTCCGTCCGCCAGGCGGCCGCCGAGGCGCTCACGCCCCGATCGATCTATAGCTATGCGCCAACGCTGATGTCGGCCCTGCAATCGCCGGTCGAAGTACAGTTTGATTCCGTCTTCGTAAATGGCCAATACCGCCATCGATTGACGCTTTTTCAGGAAGGTCCTTTGATGGACCAATCGTTCGTCTCGAACGGTGGATCTCACGAGGATGTGCGCGTAGTCACGCATCCCATGACCCATCGTGCCACAGACTACTACGACCATTACACACCGGACCCGACAGCGAACACCGACGCTCTGCATGCGGAACGCGAGTTATCTGCGAATGTCGTGCGCACGGCGATGAATCAGCGAGTTACAAGCGCACTTCAAGTGGCGACTGGAAATGATTTCGGCGCAGAACCGGCCCCGTGGTGGGATTGGTGGTTGAACTACAACGAGATGTACCAACCCCCCTATAAGCCCGTCAGTCAGGTCGTCGTGAATAACACGCCCGCGGTGCCCTATACCTATCGAGTGAGTTCTGTTTCCTGCTTCGTCGCCGGCACGCCGGTGCAGACCACGACCGGGCCGATGCCGATTGAACAGGTCAAGCCCGGCGAGTGCGTGCTAGCGCAAGATCCTGATTCGGGAGAACTAACCTACAAGCCGGTCATCGTGACAACAGTACGGCCGCCGAGTCCGCTCGTCGAGATTCAGCTCGAACGCGAAACCATCCGCGCCACGCGCGGCCATCCGTTCTGGGTTTCCGGCATCGGCTGGCAGATGGCCAAAGAGTTGCAGGCCGGTCAGTGGTTGCACACCACGAGTGGCCCGGCACAAATCGAAAGCGTGGAGCAAACTGGCGAGGCGGAATGCTTCAACATGATCGTAGCCGACTTTAACACGTATTTTGTCGGCGACGCCCAAGTGTTGGTGCATGATAACAATCTGCGGCAGGTAACCACGGCTACGGTGCCGGGAATGGTTGATCCATGA